In a single window of the Daphnia carinata strain CSIRO-1 chromosome 4, CSIRO_AGI_Dcar_HiC_V3, whole genome shotgun sequence genome:
- the LOC130695335 gene encoding 8-oxo-dGDP phosphatase NUDT18-like isoform X2, with protein MENIEKNVVLLLNGKDAEEPQDFCDFTLEDQNEAAISKGLAPSAPPDFVPVLRQSVCYVVMAVIINEKNEILMMQEAKSSCAGQWYLPAGRVEPNESIMDAFKREVLEETGLTAEPSTLLMVESAAGSWYRFVLAGNVTGGSIKQPSQADSESLQAKWVQNLADLSLRAGDILSIVEHARSFKVHLDTHQAFHPSLLPTPRSYTKLFLRLIICARRKTNNKVHVLVSEKTAAHLPVCEIHPGRSLHAILKKFMTEMFGADLPSHRPHGVLALGHHCQQRPKITDGLCLTLLVSVRLPLEEVGLIDKYSWFQVNLEVAGTLLSRMGKFRTVPLNVVR; from the exons atggaaaatattgaaaagaaCGTGGTTCTTCTGTTGAATGGAAAAGATGCGGAAGAACCTCAAGATTTCTGTGATTTTACACTTGAAGATCAAAATGAAGCTGCCA tttctaaAGGTTTAGCACCTTCTGCACCTCCAGACTTTGTTCCAGTCTTGAGGCAATCTGTGTGCTACGTGGTTATGGCTGTTATcataaatgagaaaaatgagATCTTGATGATGCAGGAAGCAAAAAGTTCTTGTGCAGGGCAATGGTATCTGCCTGCTGGGAGAGTTGAACCTAATGAGAGCATAATG GATGCATTTAAGAGAGAAGTCTTAGAAGAAACTGGTTTGACGGCTGAACCCTCAACTTTGTTAATGGTGGAATCAG CTGCTGGATCCTGGTACCGGTTTGTTCTTGCTGGAAATGTGACAGGTGGCTCAATTAAACAACCCTCACAAGCAGATTCTGAATCTTTGCAAGCCAAATGGGTTCAGAATTTAGCTGACTTAAGCCTAAGAGCAGGCGATATCTTATCTATTGTTGAACATGCAAGATCCTTTAAAGTCCACCTTGATACCCATCAAGCGTTCCATCCTTCCCTCCTTCCTACTCCGCGGTCATACACAAAGTTATTTTTAAGATTGATCATTTGTGcccgaagaaaaacaaa TAATAAGGTACACGTTCTAGTATCGGAAAAGACAGCTGCGCATCTGCCAGTATGCGAAATTCATCCTGGACGAAGTTTACACGCAATCCTTAAGAAATTTATGACG GAAATGTTTGGTGCCGACTTACCCTCGCACAGGCCACATGGAGTATTAGCTTTGGGTCATCATTGTCAGCAACGACCAAAAATCACGGATGGCCTGTGTCTTACTTTGTTAGTTTCTGTCCGACTTCCGTTGGAAGAAGTTGGACTGATTGATAAATATTCCTGGTTTCAAGTGAATTTGGAAGTGGCTGGTACCCTTCTGTCACGAATGGGGAAATTCCGCACTGTTC
- the LOC130695335 gene encoding 8-oxo-dGDP phosphatase NUDT18-like isoform X1, whose protein sequence is MENIEKNVVLLLNGKDAEEPQDFCDFTLEDQNEAAISKGLAPSAPPDFVPVLRQSVCYVVMAVIINEKNEILMMQEAKSSCAGQWYLPAGRVEPNESIMDAFKREVLEETGLTAEPSTLLMVESAAGSWYRFVLAGNVTGGSIKQPSQADSESLQAKWVQNLADLSLRAGDILSIVEHARSFKVHLDTHQAFHPSLLPTPRSYTKLFLRLIICARRKTNNKVHVLVSEKTAAHLPVCEIHPGRSLHAILKKFMTEMFGADLPSHRPHGVLALGHHCQQRPKITDGLCLTLLVSVRLPLEEVGLIDKYSWFQVNLEVAGTLLSRMGKFRTVPLNVVRTSESDA, encoded by the exons atggaaaatattgaaaagaaCGTGGTTCTTCTGTTGAATGGAAAAGATGCGGAAGAACCTCAAGATTTCTGTGATTTTACACTTGAAGATCAAAATGAAGCTGCCA tttctaaAGGTTTAGCACCTTCTGCACCTCCAGACTTTGTTCCAGTCTTGAGGCAATCTGTGTGCTACGTGGTTATGGCTGTTATcataaatgagaaaaatgagATCTTGATGATGCAGGAAGCAAAAAGTTCTTGTGCAGGGCAATGGTATCTGCCTGCTGGGAGAGTTGAACCTAATGAGAGCATAATG GATGCATTTAAGAGAGAAGTCTTAGAAGAAACTGGTTTGACGGCTGAACCCTCAACTTTGTTAATGGTGGAATCAG CTGCTGGATCCTGGTACCGGTTTGTTCTTGCTGGAAATGTGACAGGTGGCTCAATTAAACAACCCTCACAAGCAGATTCTGAATCTTTGCAAGCCAAATGGGTTCAGAATTTAGCTGACTTAAGCCTAAGAGCAGGCGATATCTTATCTATTGTTGAACATGCAAGATCCTTTAAAGTCCACCTTGATACCCATCAAGCGTTCCATCCTTCCCTCCTTCCTACTCCGCGGTCATACACAAAGTTATTTTTAAGATTGATCATTTGTGcccgaagaaaaacaaa TAATAAGGTACACGTTCTAGTATCGGAAAAGACAGCTGCGCATCTGCCAGTATGCGAAATTCATCCTGGACGAAGTTTACACGCAATCCTTAAGAAATTTATGACG GAAATGTTTGGTGCCGACTTACCCTCGCACAGGCCACATGGAGTATTAGCTTTGGGTCATCATTGTCAGCAACGACCAAAAATCACGGATGGCCTGTGTCTTACTTTGTTAGTTTCTGTCCGACTTCCGTTGGAAGAAGTTGGACTGATTGATAAATATTCCTGGTTTCAAGTGAATTTGGAAGTGGCTGGTACCCTTCTGTCACGAATGGGGAAATTCCGCACTGTTC